The following DNA comes from Miscanthus floridulus cultivar M001 chromosome 5, ASM1932011v1, whole genome shotgun sequence.
CCAAACAGGACCATTAAAGTtatctaactttgaccaaatttattaaaaaaatgcaCGGTCTACAACATCAAATTAGCTTTATTAAATCGGACTTACTAGCACCCGGACGGTCCGATCTAGAGCGCTAGCGTCGGATGGTACCCGTGCAGCAAGCTAGTGAGCGCCCCCTACCAGCGTCAGACTTACGAGCGAGCGCCTCAACAGCGGGCCCGCGCGCGGGGAGCTCACGCCCCCTCCCTCTTCCCACGTGCATCCCCATGTGCAacaccccgatctacttttaaaacattcagatgcaacagttgcaacgtaaaaaaaagacagatgaaacacttgaaacatgcctcttaaacacttgcaaaaacacctgaaaatcaCTTAAACCATTGCAAATATTATGCAACATCCAGAAAAAGACTtggaacatatgtgtgaaacaaatataatatctagATAGACACGCTTGCCACGTATAtataaaaaatagatgaaacattgagaacaaacgcttgcaacatacgtatacaaCCATTGGAACATATGCCACatcttgatctacttttgcaaaatccatacgaaacacttgaaacatatatccgaaacaactaaaatatttgaaacataggcttgcaacatgtctgaaaaacgccctgaaacatttaaaacatagcGTCGCCGGCGACCATGGCATACCTGGTGGGGAACTCGCAAGCCTCCCCTTCCTGTCGACGGCGCGAGGTGGATAGGGGCGCAGGCATAGGCCTCCCATGCCCCCCCCCCCTTCCGTGACGGATGAGGTGGATGGCGGCGCGGCGCTGGATGGTGGTGCTCCCGATCTCATGCTGGCGCGAGCTGTCActgctccggtggagaaggctGTAGCGGGTCTGGCGCGAGCTGTCGCTACTCCGGTGGAGAAGGCGACCGGTGAGACgcagtggagagggaggaaggcaAGCGGCCGAGAGGCGcgatggagagggaggaaggcagGCGACCGCGCTCGGGCACGGTGGAGATGCTGGGCGTCGGGTCCCCGGCCGCCATGGAGAATGCCAAGGCGCGCGGCAAAGAGCGGTGATTTTTTTCCCAAAGAATGGAAACAGCAGGCTAGGGTTAGGGGCGAACGGATGAGGAGCTACAACTATTGGGCTGTTGGGCTGATGTTGCGGCTCGCGAATGGAAACGTCTGGACGAGCGGACATCCTCGTCATAGCATTTCCATTATTAAGGCCttgcttaggccctgtttggttgagctgtggctgtgggaaaaagctgctgtgggctgtgagctgtggaaaagctgctgtgggctgtgagctgtagaaaagctgaaagctgtttggttaaacaagtataaaatataccttttatctttatctctcttgaaacaactatggaagagctttttattccaccaatttcgaaaagcagaaagccaaaagccaaaagcagggtcaacccagctttcaaaaatgaattacggaaaagcagctgcttctgaaaaagcaccctccaaaagcagcccctttggttgggcttttggcttttggggccaaaagccaaagccaaaagcccaaccaaacagggccttagtttcttcccctaaagtttactccatgtcccatcgaatgtttagacacatgcatgaagtattaaatatagactaaaaacataactaattgcacagtttgcgaccaatttgtgagacgaatattttaagcctaattagtccatgatttgacaacgtggtgctacagtaacacatgcgctaatgacggattaattaggtataataaattcatctcgcggattactgacagattccgtaatttgtttttttattagtatccgaaaaccccatGTGACACCCCTTtgtgacacccgatgtgacaccccaGAACTTTACGCCTTGGATTTAATCAAGACCTAAATTCTCCATATATCATATTTATTTGAGCATATttgatgttaatatattttttatagaaAACTTAGTCCAAGAGAAAGGATTTGACATAAGACAGCCACAAAGGTAAAGTAGTATCGGTTTGCAGTTTCGCAACAGGTATCAACATTGATTCTACACCTCACACACAAACCCGTGCTGGTCTGCATATAGTAGCAAAACAAAAAGGCAAGTAGTTCTTCACTCAACATGGCGATATGATGCATAAAATACGTATCATACAAAGGGAAATACAAGTATATCCTCGACTGAATCAAACAAACCACATAATTTGATAGGGAGAGGTAGCAGTGGCCTGAACCTTGTTGATGCTATTCATTGCGTTCAGGTTTGTCGTAAGCAGCTATATTCTGAGGTTCGCACTCCGGGCTGAAGGACCGCACAAGCAGGGCTGATGTTAAGCTCATTGAGATCGCTCCGCATGACGCCCACCTGAGGCTCCTTGGGACTGTTATTTTCGGACCTGAACAATATACGCATGGGTCAGGCAGCACAAAGGTTTAACCTCTGATTCTCTCGAAGCACACTGAGGAAGTGAGGAGACAACAAACAAGGTTTATCGGCTGCTACGATGCATTGAATGGCAGAACAAAAATACTTAAAAGCAGGTGATTAGATGGATCGGAGTCATGACCGTAATGAAGGCGGCACAGCACCCACAAAGCAAGGGCACCACCAGTGGAGAAGAtgccagcagtctgactcatcaACCGCGAGCAAGGCTTTGACTCGGGCCGCATCACCTCCCCTTCTGACCATCCCAATGCATTCCGGAGTGCTATCCCTATCCTGATCTTCTTTGGTGCACGGATTCAGCTTCTCTGCTGGATTTGACAATTGTTCTGACTCTAGAGCACCTTTCTACACTTTCTTCCATGAGAAAAGTACTGAAGGAACAGAACCTGTCTTTAACAACAGAAGTCTGAAAGGATCACGAAACGATCACAATACACTAACTCATGTATTGTGTCATTTACTGAACATATTTTGCTATATACCTAGAGAAAATTCTAAAAGAATCAATTGATTTGCAAAAACAAATCCACAAAATAACATTTGAACCCATTGCATTCCAAGGGAAAGAAAAGAGAGGAATTTAGGAAAACTTGGTTCAAAGACAGTGAAAGTTTTATCAATCAATTGTTCTATAGATTTTATTAAGGAGACAGGATCATGTTGGTGTttgtatttcttaacgcatacagaaataatccgcaaacgcacggaattaccgttgtagcatttcactcagaagtattcagggtatcgtatttccacgaggaacgaaggtgtaagagtctcttaagctagttcacccaagataacaagaataagaagaaagatagcttgggtagtgaggttttctAATGATAGAGaacctaagttaagatagctttacCACTATAGACTTACTTCGGGCATCGGATAACACTTGGTTTGCCAAGCGTTGCCGGCCTACAGCTCTATGCCGTACCcggacgtgggggattacaagggacggacatgactgtcaccacctgccgccaaCCCCTCGACCGTAGAGTACGAAGCAAACGAAGGTagtctctagcctagacaccacgtctacgctattgactactactctagcgtgatcagggttatccatctttattagggccctctactagagtattcgtCACAAAGACGAATTGGGGCTTCACAATTACTAGCCAATATTTCTCTCATGCCTTTTCTCGTTCATGGTTTGATATTCTGGTGTCCTAGGCGTAGAGGAACCACACCAATCCATCCAAAATTTGGTGGTTAAACTCTACTGTGGTGACGATACTGTAGGGAAGGTCCTACGGCAAAATAGCTCAATGCCAGAATGATAAAAAGCTTAACACCTCTTATTTGACTTTTTCACTATTTTGAAATACGAAAAAGATCCAAATCCAAAACACAAAGGTCGTCTTATTCAAAACCTCAATCATCCCCTCTCTCCCACTTCACACCTCAGAACGCACTGTTCTTATAAAGAGAAAGGCGCTTTCCCATCTTCTTAACCCTAAATGAAATGGCTGAGGAGAAGAAGGTCCCTTTTGGGGTATCCCCGTGAAGAGATCCAGTGGAGACGGGGTGGGCCTGTAGCTCAGAGGATTAGAGCACATGGCTACGAACCACGGTGTCGGGGGTTCGAATCCCTCCTCGCCCACAGCCTTCCAAAGGGGGAAGGACCTTTACAGCCTCGAATCGTTGGCAACGAACATTATAAAACTGCGCAAAGAGTTAAGGAAACTTTACAACGTTACAAAGAACTTCACGACATTATCGCAATTCTTGGATTGGATGAATTATCGGAGGAGGATCGTTTAACTGTAGCAAGAGCACGAAAAATCGAGCGGTTCTTATCACAACCGTTCTTTGTGGCAGAAGTTTTTACTGGTTCTCCAGGAAAGTATGTTGGTCTTGCAGAAGGACTGACTAAAGAAATCCACCTAAGCCATAAGTTTTTGTTACAGCTGGCACACCTACTTGCAAACTAGAAAATCTGATTATAGTACAAAGTGGACTAAGTCTTAAGAGAGATAAGCCGGTCTTTATACACTGGCCCTACATCGAATTCAGTCAGTGGCCAAATGAGATGCATTGTAAGCAATTCCAGTCCCAGCTACTGAGGTGGTGTAGTCGGCCCTACCTATGTATTGAACAAAACCAACCCTGTAGGGTTAGGCTCGCCAGCCGACTGATAGCAGCCAAATGTCCTCCTTCTCGTACTCCCCCTCCAGCAGTCATCACCAAGACCTAACGAGAgatctctctcttcctcccttTTTAGAATGGATCACCGCCTTTGTTCTGTACGGAACGGATTGTCTCCATTGCCCTCAGCCTGTCGGTCGGCCCGGGCGCCCAGAGGTGTGGTATGTACTCTTAGAACATATCTTTCGATAGTTTGACGAGTTCTTCATCAATGATACACTTGCTGAATTCATTGCAAAGCCTTTCATCGGTGTCTTGGTGGGACACTTTTATCCGCTTATCTTTTTTATATCATATTCTTTTTTTGGCGGAGTGGAAGCACTTGACGAGGCCTCTACGACAGAAGAGCCCTGTTTCTAGCCGGACGATTCCATCAAATAAATGACACCCTGTAGGCACGGTATAAAGAAGATGCTACTTAGAAAAAGCATGGGCGAACCTgcaagtaaataatgaacaagactaacttaaagtagaactcaccaccaaAGATAAACACGAACCTTGCACTCCAAATAGTACTAGATTCGTCGAGGTACAAGTGAACAGGGAGCCGACATTCCCGGCATTTGTTCCGCTTGGTGTACAAAGGGGCCCCGGTACACAAGTGGAGGTATCCGACAATTCCAGTACTTCTCCATCTCTTTctcttcctcactcactccctataCTAAACTTAGCTAAAACTAAAAATAGGAGTGTAGCTCTTCTCTTCTTGTCACATGGTGTTGTCTCTTGTGTTGTGTTTCTTCCTTGATGATGATATGAGGAGGGGagaggcctccttttataggtggagaggagggggttcCTTGGAAAATGCTTCATCCCTTCATGGAAAGCACCAAACCGACCTCCAAACCGTCGTCTAGGTGCACTGAACCTAGACGACACCCTAGGAACCGACGTGGGTAAGGCGGCATATGTCAACACGCGAAAGATGGGCCCGAGAGGCCCCAGTGGTGGTGCGGGCGCACCAGTGGTGCCACCGCCCCAACTGTGCCCAAATGGCCTCATCTTAGGTGGGATGCTTCTTTTGAGCCTCTAGGTAGGTCCTGCAAAGTTTTGCGTtgtttggagttgatttgatatgGGTTTTGGCCTTTTTTCTCCACCTCATTAGGCCCTGATTTGCCTggtaagtgggccttctccccttgggctcatgtcaggTGATGTTATGCCTTATTTTTTTGTGTACTTTTGACACGTTTCTTGTGTTATCCCGATATGTCCTTCTGCAATTGATGAATCACCGAAACTCGTGGAACTTTGTTAATTATGAGCTctatttctaagtttggtgttcatttggatggattttatataaatattggcattaaaagtgtgagttaaggaccgccaacggTTGGCAAGTCCAAAGTTGACAGCTTTCAATCTCCAGTGGTGATGCTTGTTTAAGAAAATATGAATAGCAATTGACAAGCACTGATTGTACTAGTTCTCGAAGCAGAAAACAAATTTGTGGGCAATATGCTACCTCCCAATTACAATAGGTATCAGTGAGTAACATCGAGACACTATGCAGCAAAATACACAGGCTAATGTGCAAATCACATCAAACAAAAGCAGTATGTAAATGCCATGCTGATCTAAATGCTGAATATATTGCAACTGAAACCACAAATTGCCACACTGGACTTGCAATTTGAGCATCCCAATCTGGATAGTTACAAAACTAGCAATTTTGAGTGCCGATCAAGGGAATTCCCATTTTCTTTGCACCTTTCAGTTCAAACTCTTTGAATGTGAATGTTGCATGTTAACCCCCTATGCTGCCATTTTGGCTTCTATACACGGGTTCTTGCTGCCTCAGCATTTTGTTTGAGCACCTAGTGTGCAAAAGGAACGCCAATTTTCAGTGGTGCTCATCCAGGCATTGTTTCAGACACCTTATGGGCAAGATTGGTGCAGTTCTAGCAGCAAAATGGATTACTAGACCAAACAGCTAACTGTGGTTGCAAGGGACAATCTATGCACGGGCAGAAGGGCTTATGCTTAGATGGAGCAACAGGTGAACAGAAGCTCTACCTGTTCAATGATCCGGTAACTGGCCGCGCCCTCGCCGCACTTCGCTTCACCTCCGCGGCTCCGTGATCGTCGCCTGAGAGACCACCGGACAGGCTGGAGACGCCGACCCGATGACTCTCTTGCTGCCCGCGTGCAGTGCGGGCCGGTTGTTGATGACTCCACTACCGACCACACGCGCAGCCTGAGTAGCGCAGTTTTCGCTTGTGCCTGTGGTGTGCGGTGGCGGCAGCTGAATGGAAGATCGGCCACCAACGGCGACGCCAGAAATGTCCAGTTAATATGAAGTGGTTTACAGAAGATATGTTGCAAACTGGGTAAGCTAATTAAAAGTTTAAATAAAACCCTATTAGATGAAATAATAGGAGAATATGACGGCCAAATAAATAGTACAACATGAATGTCTTGTATGTTGATAGACTGAAAATAGTAATTACATTTAGTGTAGCAGATGTTGTAGCTTATTAGGAGGAGAATGTGGCACTTAGTAGGATATGATATATGGATAGCTTGCATGTAAAAGCAACTCCAACAGACTTTATATCGTTCCTAattgctaggaatagagattttgatgaaaaaaaTAACCTCCAATAGCTTTTTTAATTAGTTATCCAAATATAGTCACTTTCTATTCCGGATTTCTAGCAAGCCAAAGATAGAAAaacgagaatgactctctagagtgcagagtgaaaagatatagaaaacaacttttatgcaaatgattctCCAAATGGCTTTCTAAAttccactctctaaatcatcatttggaatcatttgcataaaaatcattttctatatcTTTCCACTCTCCGACAGTTTTTCTATATGAGATGCACACTCTGGAgagtcattctcgtcttctatttttggtTAGCGAAAAATCCGaaatagaagatggctatatttagataaccatttagagaagctgttggaggatagtttttcaccaaaatctctattcctggcATTTAGAAAGGATATAGAGAGCCCCTTAGAGTTGCTCTAAAGATTAAAAGATAGTGGATTTGATTTTTATAAGAGATATAAATACTCAATCATTTGTCCTAagataatttttttaaaattaaGCCAAATTTTGCACAAAAAAACTAATATTTGTTACATAAAACTAGTATAGTTAgaacatgaaatatattttcatacttTACTTTGAGGTCAAAGATGTTAGTACTCTTTTATTTAAAATTAGTtgaacttaaaaaagtttgatttaggacaactaagttgatttattcaggtATAAAGAGAGTATATGCACGAGTAGTGTCTCAGTTATATTAATATAGATTTGTATTGCAAATACCTTTCAGTATGAgtgtatgaaatttattttgtagcaattaaaggaatttaaagtaTTACTAAAGAAGACGTCCTTTAAATCTTAAGACATCTACATGCCACTTCTTCAACATAGGATTATAGCCATGTCATGCTACGGCCTTAAGCTACAGAATGCATATTCTGTATATATGTATATGAAGAGTGTCTTCTGGTAACATTAACACATGACCATTGAAGGTCAATTGGCACCCTGTCCTGACGCTCAGAACAACACCAGAACTCCAGAAGTAGCAACCCTCCCAgaaacaaagacaagctcattcttACGTCAAAAAAAAAGGAATAGAAAAACATGTAGAGGCAGATGACACAAGCATATCGTACGACGTACTTCGCTGCCAAATGGTACAGCATGAGAATCTAGAACACAAGCCTAAGGTTGATTGTTTCAACCAAATAACAAGTCCCAATTTCTTAGGGGCCAAAAACACTCGAAATCTGACCAACTTGAACGCCCCTGAACCATAATACCCCTCAAAACTAGGGTAACAAGCATCCCCACTACATCGAAAAACAGCATGTCTAATCACATCCTATCCTCTCTTCTGCGCGGGGCACAGGTTATGATCTCATCGACCCTGAGGATCATCTCAGCGGCCTCTGTCGCAGACAGAAGGATGGCCTGCTTCACCTTGAACGACTCTTGAATCCCCAGCTTTTGCATGTCCCCAACCTGCGGACCACACAATTTAACTAGTATCAGATTCTGTAATAGATAATTTGTTATGAACGGAAAACTCTCGTCTTTGTGAACTTACGGTGCCTGTGATGACATCAACTCCAGCAGTGCAGTTCTCTTTGTGGTGCTCAGCTCGGAGCTGAGAGATCAACTCAGCGCTATCCAAACCAGCATTATCAGCTATGATTGTTGGGATGGCTTGCAGAGCACGCGAGAAAGCATCAATAGCATGAGATTTCTTCCCAGGGGTCTTCCTTGCAAGTTCATCTACTTCTTTGGCCATCACCATCTCAGGCCATCCGCCTCCAAACAAGACACGGGTATCATTTACTGTCTGGGACAGCACACACAAGGCATCATGCAAGGACCTCTCAGCCTCATCAAGTACATGCTCACTGCAGGGATgcaaaagcaaatcaatttatgGAAAGTTGAAATGCATAAATGGAACAAAGTAGTCCTACATGATAAGTAGTTAAAAACAAGACATACCTAGCCCCCCTTAGGACAATGGTGCAAGCCTGCCCCATCGCAACCCCAGAGAAATGAATTAGCCTGTCCTCCCCAATCATAATCTCTTCAATGACCTTGCAGTGACCAAGCTTAACAGACTCTGGGTTATCAAAAGTTGATGCGATCTCACCACCAGTAACAAGAGCTAGCCGTTCAATTCCCTCAAAGTCAGCATGCTCAATTGCAAGTATGCCAGCGTCAGCAAAGAGTTCCTCAGGGAAGTTATAGATTAACTGTCTGTTGACGAAACAGTTGATTCCGTGAGCTATGATCTTTTGGACTTTCTGTCTCATTTTCTGCTTCTCAGCAGCTTCGATATCTGCAACCTTAGACATTGAATCCACCCGGACCCGTGCTCCATATATCTTAACTTTATCTGTGTCCATAGCAGTGTTTGCAACCAAAATTTTGGCATTCTCAATGCGCTTTGGCTGCCCAATGCCAATTTTCTTGTCAAGAATGAACCTATATATAGAAACAAGCACATAAATATTAGGATCATTTTCTGTTGGGAACTATTACATAGATACCTGCAAGAACTACTTTGAAACTACTACCTGATTAGAAACTATTAGATTAAAGACTATCAATGATGAGATTAACACAAGTCATGAAACACTTtccaaaaatataattaatgaaagaACATGCAGTTGATAGAAAAAATGGCACATGTTTGATTAAGGACTAGTTAAGTAGCCAAAATGTCAAATCGATATTCCTACTTTATTTGGCTGGTAAATGAGCAATTGATCATTTAGAAAATGTAGCGTTAATGCTAACTGGTTAGATTATTGATAAAAAACAGAAATTAATTGAATTGGGCTCTTAGGTTGGACTGATTAATTGACAGAAAGAAAGGAGAACATGGTGCTAGGTGAAAGAATTTGCATGCAGCCCAGTGCTGTGTGGTCAAAAGaatcaattgataatttttccaTAAATACATACCCTTCGTCCAAAAAGGAATCCTTAAGAGATCCTCCAGGTTTCTTCAGAATTTGAATAGATTCCAAGTTGGTGCTACCCTACCACCATTCAGATAGAAACCAGTCAATACTATAACATCATCGAATAACAACATGACTGAGTAGCTATGAAGTATGAACCATACTTTTTCAAGAGTTAAAATTCTACAGATAAAGATATCAGAGTTTAACGTAAATGATAACCAACTTTCATTAAACTATTTGTATACCTTAAGCCTCAAGACAGCATCAACCGCAAGTTCAGCAA
Coding sequences within:
- the LOC136449739 gene encoding T-complex protein 1 subunit beta is translated as MERVLKDDAVQEKGERARMASFIGAMAIADLIKTTLGPKGMDKILQSTGRGRNVTVTNDGATILKSLHIDNPAAKVLVDISKVQDDEVGDGTTSVVVLAGELLKEAEKLINMKIHPMTIIAGYRMALECARDTLLQKTMDNKENTDKFRTDLMNIAMTTLSSKILSQDKEYFAELAVDAVLRLKGSTNLESIQILKKPGGSLKDSFLDEGFILDKKIGIGQPKRIENAKILVANTAMDTDKVKIYGARVRVDSMSKVADIEAAEKQKMRQKVQKIIAHGINCFVNRQLIYNFPEELFADAGILAIEHADFEGIERLALVTGGEIASTFDNPESVKLGHCKVIEEIMIGEDRLIHFSGVAMGQACTIVLRGASEHVLDEAERSLHDALCVLSQTVNDTRVLFGGGWPEMVMAKEVDELARKTPGKKSHAIDAFSRALQAIPTIIADNAGLDSAELISQLRAEHHKENCTAGVDVITGTVGDMQKLGIQESFKVKQAILLSATEAAEMILRVDEIITCAPRRREDRM